One part of the Lotus japonicus ecotype B-129 chromosome 2, LjGifu_v1.2 genome encodes these proteins:
- the LOC130735159 gene encoding homeobox protein knotted-1-like 2 yields the protein MMEGSEIGENGRRKEVEGSDIVEKENEEDLKKIIASHPLYEVLIESHMNCLKVGSEEAGEFDITTDAWKNLINSNSKATSSLELDTSELDHFMEAYCMALKQLKEAIEGPAKEAKAFINATYIQVKELSDPTNPELLISSKDLDGGFSP from the exons atgatgGAGGGAAGCGAAATTGGAGAAAATGGAAGGAGAAAGGAGGTTGAGGGAAGTGATATTgtagagaaagaaaatgaagaggatttgaAGAAGATTATTGCAAGCCATCCTTTGTATGAAGTATTGATTGAATCTCACATGAACTGTTTGAAG GTAGGGTCTGAGGAAGCTGGAGAGTTTGATATCACAACTGATGCATGGAAGAATCTGATCAACTCAAATTCCAAAGCAACTAGTAGTCTAGAGCTAGACACTTCAGAGCTTGATCACTTCATG GAAGCATATTGCATGGCACTGAAGCAGCTCAAAGAAGCGATAGAGGGACCTGCAAAAGAAGCAAAAGCTTTCATTAATGCCACGTATATTCAAGTGAAGGAACTTAGTGACCCAACTAATCCAGAGCTTTTGATAAGCAGCAAGGACCTTGATGGTGGTTTCTCTCCTTAG